Part of the Mauremys mutica isolate MM-2020 ecotype Southern chromosome 1, ASM2049712v1, whole genome shotgun sequence genome is shown below.
tcggtctgagagccagggcaccaggagaaaactttacGTCCCTTTATGACTAAGTagccggagcagcctgccccggatctgtttggtcctcaccccatagatgatggggtttagcatggggggcACAAGCAGGTACGTGTTGGCAATGAGAATgtggaaatgcaggggcacattGTGGCCAAAACGGTGtgtgagaaaggagaaaagagctGGGATGTAAGAGACtaagatgacacagaggtgggagctaCAGGTCCCAAAtgtcttgagccgggcgtcctttgtggggaggctgaagatggccatAAGGATCTGGATGTAGGACACAGCGACAAAAAACACATCCAGACCCATCACCAAAAATGCCACAGAgaggccatagtaactactgatgtGGATGTCGGCGCAGGCCAGTTTCACCACGGCCATGTGCTCACAGTAcgagtgggggatgatgttggttctacAATATGGCCACCGCCTCGCCAGGAAGGGATAGGGCAGTGAGAGCATCCCTCcgcgcagcaccacggccaggccaatcttggccaccacggggtttgtcaggatggtggaatgtctc
Proteins encoded:
- the LOC123350959 gene encoding olfactory receptor 52N2-like, which codes for MSDSNTTDFTNPSAFILLGIPGLEAAHVWISIPFCAMYAIAILGNFTILFIVKREPSLHRPMYYFLCMLAIGDLVLSTSILPKTLSIFWFNSREIDFSACITQMYLIHCISAIQSGIFVAMALDRYVAICDPLRHSTILTNPVVAKIGLAVVLRGGMLSLPYPFLARRWPYCRTNIIPHSYCEHMAVVKLACADIHISSYYGLSVAFLVMGLDVFFVAVSYIQILMAIFSLPTKDARLKTFGTCSSHLCVILVSYIPALFSFLTHRFGHNVPLHFHILIANTYLLVPPMLNPIIYGVRTKQIRGRLLRLLSHKGT